The proteins below come from a single Thermopolyspora flexuosa genomic window:
- a CDS encoding pyridoxamine 5'-phosphate oxidase family protein — protein MSRQECLRLLAGVPMGRIVFTHQALPAIRPVNHIVDDGDIVIRSHRAAAITAVAHRSGVVVAYEADEIDAERHLGWSVIVTGRAYMVENAADVARYQKLIDPWVAGEMDQVIRIHPEIITGFELVAADSEDDRSGHPHNGRYDGAVGGLRDGRDTARDEGRTGGEATEPGPGREA, from the coding sequence TTGTCCAGGCAGGAGTGCCTGCGGCTGCTCGCCGGCGTGCCCATGGGACGGATCGTCTTCACCCACCAGGCGCTGCCGGCCATCCGGCCGGTGAACCACATCGTGGACGACGGCGACATCGTCATCCGCAGCCATCGCGCCGCGGCGATCACGGCGGTCGCGCATCGTTCCGGGGTGGTGGTCGCCTACGAGGCGGACGAGATCGACGCGGAGCGGCACCTCGGCTGGAGCGTGATCGTCACCGGCCGGGCCTACATGGTGGAGAACGCCGCCGACGTGGCGCGGTACCAGAAGCTGATCGACCCGTGGGTGGCCGGGGAGATGGACCAGGTGATCCGCATTCACCCCGAGATCATCACCGGGTTCGAGCTCGTCGCCGCCGACTCCGAGGACGACCGCTCCGGGCACCCCCACAACGGCCGGTACGACGGCGCCGTCGGCGGCCTGCGGGACGGCCGCGACACGGCACGTGACGAGGGCCGCACCGGCGGCGAGGCGACCGAACCCGGCCCGGGCCGCGAGGCCTGA
- a CDS encoding pyridoxamine 5'-phosphate oxidase family protein — translation MKLDSAGLQVLSPAECVELLASTPIGRVVFTDHALPAVQPVNFVLDGTTVVMRTTPGSKLAVAARNTVVAFETDEFDPETGTGWSVTAIGYARAVTDPVETERLAHLSGAPWSPDGNDRFIVMPIRQVSGRRVRVRP, via the coding sequence ATGAAGCTCGACTCGGCAGGTTTGCAGGTGCTCTCCCCGGCCGAGTGCGTCGAGTTGCTGGCCTCCACGCCGATCGGTCGCGTGGTCTTCACCGACCACGCCCTGCCGGCCGTACAGCCGGTCAACTTCGTGCTCGACGGGACGACCGTGGTGATGCGCACCACGCCCGGCAGCAAGCTCGCCGTGGCCGCGCGCAACACCGTCGTCGCGTTCGAGACCGACGAGTTCGACCCGGAGACCGGGACCGGCTGGTCGGTCACCGCGATCGGGTACGCCCGCGCCGTCACCGACCCGGTCGAGACCGAGCGCCTCGCCCACCTGTCCGGCGCCCCCTGGTCGCCCGACGGGAACGACCGGTTCATCGTCATGCCGATCCGGCAGGTGTCGGGCCGCCGCGTCCGCGTGCGACCCTGA
- a CDS encoding ArsR/SmtB family transcription factor — MPVPLYQAKAEFFRTLGHPVRIRVLELLQDGPLPVRDLLAEIDVEASNLSQQLAVLRRAGIVTATREGSTVVYALSSGDVAELLSTARRILSDLIVGQGELLAELRAAGTGEGQGSREGTGQRSDSRKSSKPEQP, encoded by the coding sequence GTGCCCGTTCCCCTGTACCAGGCGAAGGCCGAGTTCTTCCGCACGTTGGGGCATCCGGTGCGCATCCGGGTCCTCGAGCTGCTGCAGGACGGGCCGCTGCCGGTCCGCGACCTGCTCGCCGAGATCGACGTCGAGGCGTCGAACCTCTCCCAGCAGCTCGCCGTGCTGCGCCGAGCCGGCATCGTCACCGCGACGCGCGAGGGGTCGACGGTGGTGTACGCGCTGAGCAGCGGGGACGTGGCGGAGCTGCTGAGCACCGCCCGCCGCATCCTCTCCGACCTGATCGTCGGCCAGGGGGAGCTCCTCGCGGAGCTGCGCGCGGCCGGCACCGGCGAGGGCCAGGGTTCCCGGGAGGGCACCGGACAGCGTTCCGACAGCAGGAAGTCCTCGAAACCGGAGCAGCCCTGA
- a CDS encoding NADH-quinone oxidoreductase subunit B family protein yields MSLWQKIRKTGRVAEPPPPREDGAAPAAAAELAGSVQIRHVDAGSCNGCELEIASAFGPVHDAERYGARLVASPRHADALLVTGPVTRNMEVALRRTYEAVPQPRLVIALGDCARNCGVFAGAYGVAGAVGDVVPVDVEVPGCPPEPEAIVSALRGLTGR; encoded by the coding sequence GTGAGCCTGTGGCAGAAGATCAGAAAGACCGGCCGGGTCGCCGAGCCGCCGCCCCCTCGCGAGGACGGCGCGGCTCCGGCGGCCGCGGCCGAGCTCGCCGGCTCGGTGCAGATCCGGCACGTCGACGCCGGGTCCTGCAACGGCTGCGAGCTGGAGATCGCGTCGGCCTTCGGCCCGGTCCACGACGCCGAGCGGTACGGCGCGCGGCTGGTCGCCTCCCCACGACACGCCGACGCGCTGCTCGTCACCGGGCCGGTGACCCGCAACATGGAGGTCGCGCTGCGGCGCACCTACGAGGCCGTGCCGCAGCCCCGTCTCGTCATCGCGCTCGGTGACTGCGCCCGCAACTGCGGCGTGTTCGCTGGCGCGTACGGCGTCGCCGGCGCGGTCGGCGACGTGGTCCCCGTCGACGTGGAGGTGCCCGGCTGCCCGCCGGAGCCGGAGGCGATCGTGTCCGCGTTGCGCGGGCTGACCGGGCGATGA
- a CDS encoding proton-conducting transporter membrane subunit, whose product MNLTQTAFGLSLTLCLAAALAALALPRRARPAVAGALTAAAGASAVASGAAAVAGQGWSAWYPDLLPLLGVRLALDPLGGVFLAVTGAVAVCAAIYGIGYTRHGLAGRGVQAAMPLFVAAMLLVPAAAGVGTFLVAWELMAITSLLLVVAEHHRRAAAGEAGQWYAVMTHLGFAVILAGLAALAAHAGGDAFDEIRQAAISPVAASLIFLATGAGFASKAGIVPLHVWLPRAHPEAPSQVSALMSAAMVNMGVYGILRVGLDLLGGGPAWWWLLVLGAGAASAVYGILHAAVSADLKRLLGHSTTENMGLVLIGVGAAGFFAASGSRALAALALVAALLHAINHSAFKTLLFLAAGSVLHATGTRDLDALGGLRERMPYTTALFALGALAASALPPGNGFVSEWLLLQSLVNALPEGGVRHAVTMPLAVGAIALTAGVAIATFVKAFGVGFLAKPRGEGAATAHESPPTMLAGMLLAAAACVGLALAPTLLLPYLAETAGGVIGAPAAVTGEVTLRLGGIASTISPLLIACWLAAALVLVLALLRVFAARRARREARLWDCGAGPMTARMEYTATSFAEPLGRVFDNVLRPESDIDVIPAKESAYIVERVRYRARVADRIERRAYEPVLAAFAAAGRAATRLANGSVHRYLAYGFYTLTGTLILLAVIA is encoded by the coding sequence ATGAACCTCACGCAGACCGCCTTCGGGCTCTCCCTCACGCTCTGCCTCGCCGCCGCACTCGCCGCCCTCGCCCTGCCGCGCCGCGCCCGCCCGGCCGTGGCCGGGGCGCTCACCGCGGCCGCCGGGGCCAGCGCCGTCGCCTCCGGCGCGGCCGCCGTCGCCGGACAGGGCTGGTCGGCGTGGTACCCGGACCTGCTGCCGCTGCTCGGCGTGCGGCTCGCCCTCGACCCGCTCGGCGGGGTGTTCCTCGCCGTCACCGGCGCCGTCGCGGTCTGCGCGGCGATCTACGGCATCGGCTACACCCGGCACGGCCTCGCCGGGCGGGGCGTGCAGGCCGCGATGCCGCTGTTCGTCGCGGCGATGCTGCTCGTCCCGGCCGCCGCGGGCGTGGGCACGTTCCTCGTCGCCTGGGAGCTGATGGCGATCACCTCGCTGCTGCTCGTGGTGGCCGAGCACCACCGGCGGGCCGCCGCGGGCGAGGCCGGGCAGTGGTACGCGGTCATGACCCACCTCGGCTTCGCGGTCATCCTCGCCGGGCTCGCCGCGCTCGCCGCGCACGCGGGCGGCGACGCCTTCGACGAAATCCGGCAGGCCGCGATCTCCCCCGTCGCGGCGAGCCTGATCTTCCTCGCGACCGGCGCGGGCTTCGCCTCCAAGGCGGGCATCGTGCCGCTGCACGTGTGGCTGCCGCGGGCCCACCCGGAGGCGCCGAGCCAGGTGTCCGCGCTGATGAGCGCCGCCATGGTGAACATGGGCGTGTACGGCATCCTGCGGGTCGGCCTCGACCTGCTCGGCGGCGGGCCCGCCTGGTGGTGGCTGCTCGTGCTCGGCGCGGGCGCGGCCTCCGCCGTCTACGGCATCCTGCACGCCGCGGTCTCCGCCGACCTTAAGCGGCTGCTCGGCCACTCCACCACCGAGAACATGGGCCTGGTGCTCATCGGGGTCGGCGCGGCCGGGTTCTTCGCCGCCTCCGGGTCGCGCGCGCTCGCCGCGCTCGCGCTCGTCGCCGCGCTGCTGCACGCGATCAACCACTCGGCGTTCAAGACGCTGCTCTTCCTCGCCGCCGGGTCGGTGCTGCACGCCACCGGCACCCGCGACCTCGACGCGCTCGGCGGCCTGCGGGAGCGCATGCCGTACACCACCGCGCTGTTCGCGCTCGGCGCGCTCGCCGCCTCGGCGCTGCCGCCCGGCAACGGGTTCGTCAGCGAGTGGCTGCTGCTGCAGAGCCTGGTGAACGCGCTGCCCGAGGGCGGGGTACGGCACGCGGTCACCATGCCGCTCGCGGTCGGCGCGATCGCGCTCACCGCCGGGGTGGCGATCGCCACCTTCGTCAAGGCGTTCGGCGTCGGGTTCCTCGCCAAGCCGCGCGGCGAGGGCGCCGCGACCGCGCACGAGAGCCCGCCCACCATGCTCGCCGGCATGCTGCTCGCGGCCGCGGCCTGCGTCGGGCTCGCGCTCGCGCCCACCCTGCTGCTGCCGTACCTCGCCGAGACGGCCGGCGGCGTGATCGGCGCGCCCGCCGCGGTGACCGGCGAGGTGACGCTGCGGCTCGGCGGCATCGCGAGCACGATCTCGCCGCTGCTCATCGCCTGCTGGCTGGCCGCCGCGCTGGTGCTCGTGCTCGCCCTGCTGCGGGTCTTCGCCGCCCGCCGGGCGCGGCGTGAGGCGCGGCTGTGGGACTGCGGGGCCGGGCCGATGACCGCGCGCATGGAGTACACCGCGACCTCGTTCGCCGAGCCGCTCGGCCGCGTCTTCGACAACGTGCTCCGACCGGAAAGCGACATCGACGTGATCCCCGCGAAGGAGTCCGCCTACATCGTGGAGCGGGTGCGCTACCGGGCCCGCGTGGCGGACCGCATCGAGCGGCGGGCGTACGAGCCCGTGCTCGCCGCCTTCGCCGCCGCCGGCCGGGCCGCGACCCGGCTCGCGAACGGCAGCGTGCACCGCTACCTCGCCTACGGCTTCTACACGCTCACCGGCACGCTCATCCTGCTGGCGGTGATCGCATGA
- a CDS encoding respiratory chain complex I subunit 1 family protein produces MIAAILQVVLVVAGAPLLVGLMRQVRARLEGRAGAGVLQPWRDLRKLLRKEPIAPRGTGWVFRLAPLLLAASALVVTAVVPLVTTASPLDGVADLFAVTALLALGSVALALGALDTGTAFGGMGASREVTVLALVEPTILLAVFALSVRVGSTNLGAIVNSTLDDPLAVISPASVLAAVALAVVIIAETGRIPVDNPSTHLELTMIHEAMVLEYSGPDLALIEWASAIRLSVLLGLLGSLFAPWGIAGADAGPVALLVAVVALAVKVGVLGALLAAGEVFMAKLRLFRIPELLAGSFLMALLAVGASFFLA; encoded by the coding sequence ATGATCGCCGCGATCCTCCAGGTTGTGCTCGTCGTGGCGGGCGCGCCGCTGCTGGTCGGGCTGATGCGGCAGGTGCGCGCCCGGCTCGAGGGCCGGGCCGGGGCGGGCGTGCTGCAGCCCTGGCGCGACCTGCGCAAGCTGCTGCGCAAGGAGCCGATCGCGCCGCGCGGCACCGGCTGGGTGTTCCGGCTCGCGCCGCTGCTGCTCGCCGCGAGCGCGCTCGTGGTCACCGCGGTGGTGCCGCTGGTCACCACGGCCTCCCCGCTCGACGGGGTGGCCGACCTGTTCGCGGTGACCGCGCTGCTCGCGCTCGGCTCGGTCGCGCTCGCGCTCGGCGCGCTCGACACCGGCACCGCGTTCGGCGGCATGGGCGCGAGCCGCGAGGTGACCGTGCTCGCGCTCGTCGAGCCGACGATCCTGCTCGCGGTGTTCGCGCTGTCGGTGCGGGTCGGCTCCACCAACCTCGGCGCGATCGTCAACTCGACGCTCGACGACCCGCTCGCCGTGATCTCCCCGGCGAGCGTGCTCGCCGCGGTCGCCCTCGCGGTGGTGATCATCGCGGAGACCGGGCGCATCCCGGTGGACAACCCCTCCACCCACCTCGAGCTCACCATGATCCACGAGGCGATGGTGCTCGAGTACTCCGGCCCGGACCTCGCGCTGATCGAGTGGGCCTCGGCGATCCGGCTGAGCGTGCTGCTCGGCCTGCTCGGCAGCCTGTTCGCGCCCTGGGGCATCGCCGGGGCCGACGCGGGACCGGTCGCGCTGCTCGTCGCCGTGGTCGCGCTCGCGGTGAAGGTCGGCGTGCTCGGCGCGCTGCTCGCCGCGGGCGAGGTGTTCATGGCGAAGCTGCGTCTGTTCCGCATCCCGGAGCTGCTCGCCGGCTCCTTCCTCATGGCCCTGCTCGCCGTGGGCGCCTCCTTCTTCCTCGCGTGA
- a CDS encoding proton-conducting transporter membrane subunit yields MDPQVLVLAPVGLPALAAAGYAAFGWRRATAWLGAAAAAGLLAAAIALAVRTTGDTAGVAAAGGLLRADALSAFMLIVIGAVALAAMLASPSYLAAELAARRTGPRATRRYGVLTQAFIAAMALAVLAANLGVLWVAVEATTILTAFLVGFRRTREATEAAWKYVVICSVGIALALLGLVLAHYAALHANVPEDGALDWAVLARHAADLDPGVMRIAVALLVLGFGTKAGLAPMHAWLPDAHSQAPAPVSALMSGVLLSVAFYAILRVKVIADGALGVGFTRTLLVVVALASLAVAAALLLAQRDYKRLLAYSSIEHMGIVALGAAVGTRLAMAAVLLHVLGHGLGKSALFLSSGYIHQAVGSSRVAAVRGLARRAPLVAGAFALGLLALLGMPPFSLFASEVGIVRAAFDGGLGWAVAVALALMLVIVAAVLGRARQMLLGPPAGEGDQAAVRLPAGAAVPIVAGLAVCAVLGVAAGPLVTLLESAAELTGAVR; encoded by the coding sequence ATGGACCCCCAGGTTCTCGTGCTTGCGCCGGTCGGGCTGCCGGCGCTCGCGGCGGCCGGGTACGCCGCGTTCGGATGGCGGCGGGCGACCGCGTGGCTCGGCGCCGCCGCGGCGGCCGGGCTGCTCGCCGCCGCGATCGCGCTCGCCGTACGCACCACCGGTGACACCGCCGGGGTGGCGGCGGCCGGCGGGCTGCTGCGGGCGGACGCGCTCAGCGCGTTCATGCTCATCGTGATCGGCGCGGTGGCGCTCGCCGCGATGCTCGCCAGCCCGTCCTACCTCGCCGCCGAGCTCGCCGCCCGGCGCACCGGGCCGCGGGCCACCCGCCGGTACGGCGTGCTCACCCAGGCGTTCATCGCCGCGATGGCCCTCGCCGTGCTCGCCGCCAACCTCGGCGTGCTGTGGGTCGCGGTGGAGGCCACCACGATCCTCACCGCCTTCCTCGTCGGCTTTCGCCGTACCCGGGAGGCGACCGAGGCCGCGTGGAAGTACGTGGTCATCTGCTCGGTGGGGATCGCGCTCGCGCTGCTCGGGCTCGTGCTCGCCCACTACGCGGCGCTGCACGCGAACGTGCCCGAGGACGGCGCGCTCGACTGGGCGGTGCTCGCCCGGCACGCCGCCGACCTCGACCCCGGCGTGATGCGCATCGCGGTCGCGCTGCTCGTGCTCGGCTTCGGCACCAAGGCCGGGCTCGCCCCGATGCACGCCTGGCTGCCGGACGCGCACAGCCAGGCGCCCGCGCCGGTGTCCGCGCTCATGTCCGGGGTGCTGCTGTCGGTGGCGTTCTACGCGATCCTGCGGGTGAAGGTGATCGCGGACGGGGCGCTCGGGGTGGGCTTCACCCGCACCCTGCTCGTCGTGGTCGCGCTCGCCTCGCTCGCGGTCGCCGCGGCGCTGCTGCTCGCGCAGCGCGACTACAAGCGGCTGCTCGCCTACTCGAGCATCGAGCACATGGGGATCGTCGCGCTCGGCGCGGCGGTCGGCACCCGGCTCGCCATGGCCGCGGTGCTGCTCCACGTGCTCGGGCACGGGCTCGGCAAGTCCGCCCTGTTCCTCTCCTCCGGCTACATCCACCAGGCCGTCGGCAGCAGCCGGGTCGCCGCGGTGCGCGGGCTGGCCCGGCGGGCCCCGCTGGTGGCGGGCGCGTTCGCGCTCGGCCTGCTCGCGCTGCTCGGCATGCCGCCGTTCAGCCTGTTCGCCAGCGAGGTCGGCATCGTGCGGGCCGCGTTCGACGGCGGGCTCGGCTGGGCGGTGGCGGTCGCGCTCGCGCTCATGCTCGTGATCGTCGCCGCGGTGCTCGGCCGGGCCCGGCAGATGCTGCTCGGGCCGCCCGCCGGCGAGGGCGACCAGGCCGCGGTACGGCTGCCGGCCGGCGCGGCCGTGCCGATCGTGGCCGGGCTCGCGGTCTGCGCCGTGCTCGGCGTGGCCGCCGGGCCGCTGGTGACGCTGCTGGAGTCCGCCGCCGAGCTGACGGGAGCCGTGCGATGA
- a CDS encoding NADH-quinone oxidoreductase subunit C, producing the protein MTTFDLPAATAAPGGAVRLAREVTVDALPGEAGALLAAGHRLALVAAHEDVDAFRVVYLFTAARPDRRTELHVRLDPRSPALPSLAALSFPAGRFEREMRDLYGIVPDNHPLPRRLVRHHHWPRGWYPMRADAGPPPEFGDPEGPFPFVTVEGQGVYEIPVGPVHAGLIEPGHFRFSAVGETIVKLKARLWFVHKGIERQFAGRTVDEGLALAERISGDTSVGHAIAYCQAVEEALGVEVPERALRERAVLLELERLYNHITDIGALCNDVAHGILHAHAGRVRERLMRINREVTGHRLLRGGVVPGGSELRALPDRRAIEEIAADVAEIVELALGHTVVADRFTGTAVLSAEAARDLGTLGYVARASGLAVDARADHPFTDLGRFTPVTADTGDVLGRFQVRAGEFAASALLVTELVDRLAAASWRPERVAAALPAAPAADPGAVPRSGVGIAEGWRGTIVHRVEFAADGTLSRVKVVDPSFFNWPALPVALTGAIVPDFPLVNKSFNLSYAGNDL; encoded by the coding sequence ATGACCACCTTCGACCTCCCCGCCGCCACCGCCGCGCCGGGCGGTGCCGTACGGCTCGCCCGCGAGGTGACCGTGGACGCCCTCCCCGGCGAGGCAGGCGCGCTGCTCGCGGCCGGGCACCGGCTCGCGCTCGTCGCCGCCCACGAGGACGTCGACGCGTTCCGCGTGGTGTACCTGTTCACCGCGGCCCGGCCGGACCGGCGCACCGAGCTGCACGTGCGGCTCGACCCGCGCTCGCCCGCGCTGCCCAGCCTCGCCGCGCTCTCCTTCCCGGCCGGGCGGTTCGAGCGGGAGATGCGCGACCTGTACGGCATCGTGCCGGATAACCACCCGCTGCCGCGGCGGCTGGTGCGGCACCACCACTGGCCGCGCGGCTGGTACCCGATGCGCGCCGACGCCGGGCCGCCGCCCGAGTTCGGCGACCCGGAGGGGCCGTTCCCGTTCGTCACGGTCGAGGGCCAGGGCGTGTACGAGATCCCGGTCGGCCCGGTGCACGCCGGGCTGATCGAGCCGGGCCACTTCCGGTTCTCCGCGGTCGGCGAGACGATCGTCAAGCTCAAGGCCCGGCTGTGGTTCGTGCACAAGGGCATCGAGCGGCAGTTCGCCGGGCGCACCGTCGACGAGGGGCTCGCGCTCGCCGAGCGGATCAGCGGGGACACCTCGGTCGGGCACGCGATCGCCTACTGCCAGGCGGTCGAGGAGGCGCTCGGCGTCGAGGTGCCGGAGCGGGCGCTGCGCGAGCGGGCCGTGCTGCTCGAGCTGGAGCGGCTCTACAACCACATCACCGACATCGGCGCGCTGTGCAACGACGTGGCGCACGGCATCCTGCACGCGCACGCCGGGCGGGTGCGGGAACGGCTCATGCGGATCAACCGCGAGGTGACCGGGCACCGGCTGCTCCGCGGCGGGGTCGTGCCGGGCGGGTCCGAGCTGCGCGCGCTGCCGGACCGGCGGGCGATCGAGGAGATCGCCGCGGACGTCGCCGAGATCGTCGAGCTCGCCCTCGGGCACACCGTGGTCGCCGACCGGTTCACCGGCACCGCGGTGCTGAGCGCCGAGGCCGCCCGCGACCTCGGCACCCTCGGGTACGTGGCGCGGGCGAGCGGCCTCGCGGTCGACGCGCGGGCCGACCACCCGTTCACCGACCTGGGGCGGTTCACCCCGGTCACCGCGGACACCGGGGACGTGCTCGGCCGGTTCCAGGTGCGGGCCGGGGAGTTCGCCGCGTCGGCCCTCCTCGTGACCGAACTGGTGGACCGGCTCGCCGCCGCCTCCTGGCGGCCGGAACGGGTGGCCGCCGCGCTCCCCGCGGCCCCGGCGGCCGACCCCGGCGCCGTGCCGCGGTCGGGGGTCGGCATCGCCGAGGGCTGGCGCGGCACGATCGTGCACCGGGTGGAGTTCGCCGCCGACGGCACGCTCTCCCGGGTGAAGGTGGTCGACCCGTCGTTCTTCAACTGGCCGGCGCTGCCGGTCGCCCTCACCGGCGCGATCGTCCCCGACTTCCCGCTGGTCAACAAGAGCTTCAACCTCTCCTACGCGGGCAACGACCTGTAG
- a CDS encoding cytochrome ubiquinol oxidase subunit I — protein MDVLDLSRWQFGITTVYHFIFVPLTLGLSIIVAGLQTAWYRTGKAKYLRLTKFWGKLFLINFAMGVVTGIVQEFQFGMNWSEYSRFVGDIFGAPLAMEGLIAFFLESTFLGLWIFGWDKLPKKVHLATIWAAAIGTNISAYFILAANSWMQHPVGYKINEATGRAELTDIWAVLTNDTTLVTFPHVMFGAFVTAGAFLLGVSAWFLWRRREVDLFRTSTKLALVITLVASVGVMLSGHWQAQLMTEQQPMKMAAAEALWEDENGAGFSLFAIGDVENGRNVFNIEIPYGLSLLATNSLDGGVEGINDIQARYELLYGPGDYRPSIGLAYWTFRLMIGFGGLAALLALAGLWLTRRNRLPENPWFYRLAIAGIFLPFLANTMGWIFTEMGRQPWTVFGLMTTASAVSPNANVTEVALSLVGFTVVYAVLAIIEVRLLIKSIRQGPEPEGGESGATPQAGTTPALSF, from the coding sequence ATGGACGTACTCGATCTGTCCCGTTGGCAATTCGGGATCACGACCGTCTATCACTTCATCTTTGTGCCCTTGACTCTCGGCCTCTCGATCATCGTGGCCGGTCTGCAGACCGCCTGGTACCGCACCGGAAAGGCGAAGTACCTGCGGCTGACCAAGTTCTGGGGCAAGCTCTTCCTGATCAACTTCGCGATGGGTGTCGTCACCGGCATCGTGCAGGAGTTCCAGTTCGGCATGAACTGGAGCGAGTACTCCCGCTTCGTCGGTGACATCTTCGGCGCCCCGCTCGCGATGGAAGGCCTGATCGCCTTCTTCCTGGAGTCGACCTTCCTCGGGCTGTGGATCTTCGGCTGGGACAAGCTGCCGAAGAAGGTCCACCTCGCCACGATCTGGGCGGCGGCGATCGGCACGAACATCTCGGCGTACTTCATCCTCGCCGCGAACTCCTGGATGCAGCACCCGGTCGGCTACAAGATCAACGAGGCCACCGGGCGGGCGGAGCTCACCGACATCTGGGCGGTGCTCACCAACGACACCACGCTCGTCACCTTCCCGCACGTCATGTTCGGCGCGTTCGTCACCGCCGGCGCGTTCCTGCTCGGCGTGAGCGCCTGGTTCCTGTGGCGGCGCCGGGAGGTGGACCTGTTCCGGACCTCGACCAAGCTCGCGCTCGTCATCACGCTCGTCGCGTCGGTCGGCGTGATGCTCTCCGGCCACTGGCAGGCGCAGCTGATGACCGAGCAGCAGCCGATGAAGATGGCCGCGGCCGAGGCGCTGTGGGAGGACGAGAACGGCGCCGGGTTCTCCCTGTTCGCGATCGGCGACGTGGAGAACGGGCGGAACGTGTTCAACATCGAGATCCCGTACGGCCTGAGCCTGCTCGCCACCAACTCGCTCGACGGCGGCGTGGAGGGCATCAACGACATCCAGGCCCGCTACGAGCTGCTGTACGGCCCGGGCGACTACCGGCCGTCGATCGGGCTCGCGTACTGGACCTTCCGCCTCATGATCGGCTTCGGCGGGCTCGCCGCGCTGCTCGCGCTGGCCGGGCTGTGGCTGACCCGGCGGAACCGGCTGCCGGAGAACCCCTGGTTCTACCGGCTCGCGATCGCCGGGATCTTCCTGCCGTTCCTCGCCAACACCATGGGGTGGATCTTCACCGAGATGGGCCGCCAGCCGTGGACCGTCTTCGGCCTGATGACCACCGCGTCCGCGGTCTCGCCGAACGCCAACGTCACCGAGGTCGCGCTCAGCCTGGTCGGATTCACCGTCGTCTACGCGGTCCTCGCGATCATCGAGGTCCGGCTGCTGATCAAGTCGATCCGGCAGGGCCCCGAGCCGGAGGGCGGCGAGTCCGGCGCCACCCCGCAGGCCGGCACCACCCCGGCGCTCTCCTTCTGA
- the cydB gene encoding cytochrome d ubiquinol oxidase subunit II yields MELTTLWFILIAVLWAGYFLLEGFDFGVGILLPAIGRDEADRRALIGTIGPVWDGNEVWLLVAGGATFAAFPEWYATLFSGFYLPLFLILLALIVRGVAFEYRHRSDVPSRWDHAIFWGSLVPAFLWGVAFANILRGVPLDANHEYTGNLLTLLNPYALLGGVVTLALFTMHGAVFLALKTGGELRERAIRVTKIVGPVTLVVGGLFLVITQLMTGTTATWAGVVIAAAGLAGAIAATLRGRDGWAFTANAVAIVVITFTLFGSLFPDVMPALDPANSLTVENAASTPYTLTVMTWVAAIFTPIVLAYQGWTYWVFRKRLTRQEVPAGY; encoded by the coding sequence ATGGAACTCACGACACTCTGGTTCATCCTGATCGCCGTACTGTGGGCGGGCTACTTCCTGCTCGAGGGGTTCGACTTCGGCGTCGGCATCCTGCTCCCGGCCATCGGGCGGGACGAGGCCGACCGGCGCGCCCTGATCGGCACGATCGGCCCGGTGTGGGACGGCAACGAGGTGTGGCTGCTGGTCGCGGGCGGCGCCACGTTCGCCGCGTTCCCCGAGTGGTACGCCACCCTGTTCTCCGGCTTCTACCTGCCGCTGTTCCTCATCCTGCTCGCGCTGATCGTGCGCGGGGTGGCGTTCGAGTACCGGCACCGCAGCGACGTGCCGTCCCGCTGGGACCACGCGATCTTCTGGGGCTCGCTCGTCCCGGCCTTCCTGTGGGGCGTGGCGTTCGCCAACATCCTGCGCGGCGTGCCACTCGACGCGAACCACGAGTACACCGGCAACCTGCTCACCCTGCTCAACCCGTACGCGCTGCTCGGCGGCGTGGTGACGCTGGCGCTGTTCACCATGCACGGCGCGGTGTTCCTCGCCCTGAAGACCGGCGGTGAGCTGCGCGAGCGCGCGATCCGGGTCACCAAGATCGTCGGCCCGGTCACGCTCGTGGTCGGCGGCCTGTTCCTCGTCATCACCCAGCTCATGACCGGCACCACGGCCACCTGGGCGGGCGTGGTGATCGCCGCCGCCGGCCTCGCCGGGGCGATCGCCGCCACGCTGCGCGGCCGGGACGGCTGGGCGTTCACCGCGAACGCGGTCGCGATCGTGGTGATCACCTTCACCCTCTTCGGCAGCCTGTTCCCCGACGTGATGCCCGCGCTCGACCCGGCCAACAGCCTCACGGTGGAGAACGCGGCGTCCACGCCGTACACGCTCACCGTGATGACCTGGGTCGCGGCGATCTTCACGCCGATCGTGCTCGCCTACCAGGGCTGGACCTACTGGGTGTTCCGCAAGCGGCTCACCCGCCAGGAGGTGCCGGCCGGGTACTGA